One Balneolaceae bacterium DNA window includes the following coding sequences:
- the phoU gene encoding phosphate signaling complex protein PhoU encodes MSHLDTELRLLNEDIQELMHLVGGQLEKGREAIRNFDKDLAVEIRADERRVDALELKIDRDCENILALFNPVAIDLRFVIACFKINSDLERLGDHAYSIAGYLTDMDGPMDEDHMRQMRLDEMYDMAIRMLEHVVEAFDAEDSKQARKVLVMDETLNEINRDASKITSQLIREDPERIQRYLYLFSIIRKLERVGDLVKNIGEEIVFYLEAKVLKHKKKKYRNSP; translated from the coding sequence ATGTCACACCTGGATACCGAATTACGGCTCCTGAACGAAGACATACAGGAGCTTATGCACCTGGTCGGCGGACAACTGGAGAAAGGCCGCGAGGCCATCCGGAACTTTGACAAGGACCTGGCCGTGGAGATACGCGCCGACGAGCGGAGAGTGGACGCCCTTGAGCTCAAGATCGACCGGGACTGCGAAAACATCCTCGCCCTTTTCAATCCTGTGGCCATCGATCTGCGCTTTGTCATCGCCTGCTTCAAGATCAACTCCGATCTGGAGCGGCTGGGCGACCACGCCTACAGCATCGCGGGCTATCTGACTGACATGGACGGTCCCATGGACGAGGATCACATGCGGCAGATGCGCCTGGACGAGATGTACGATATGGCCATACGCATGCTGGAACATGTGGTCGAGGCCTTCGATGCGGAAGACTCCAAGCAGGCGCGCAAGGTGCTTGTCATGGACGAGACCCTTAACGAAATCAACCGCGACGCCTCTAAGATAACCTCGCAACTGATCCGGGAGGATCCCGAACGCATTCAGCGCTACCTCTACCTCTTCTCCATAATCCGCAAACTGGAGAGGGTGGGCGACCTTGTGAAGAACATCGGCGAGGAGATCGTATTTTACCTGGAGGCCAAGGTGCTCAAGCACAAGAAAAAGAAGTACCGGAACAGTCCTTGA
- the pstA gene encoding phosphate ABC transporter permease PstA, which translates to MNSTQRSRLKDKIFQGVGITATVGCVAVLVIFLAFILYQGVDRLSWEFITSLPSRFAGQSGIYTAWIGTVWVLVLTTLVSFPLGVGAGIYLEEYGKKSRLNKFLEINIANLAGVPSVIYGLLGLEVFVRLMRMGNSILAGSLTLSLLILPIIIVSTREAIRAVPKTIREASQALGASKWQTIRGQILPASFGGILTGVILAISRAVGETAPLIVVGALAYVPFAPRGPLDEFTVLPIQIFNWVSRPQHEFVINAAAAIIVLLGITFVMNGIAVWMRYRWQKKLDW; encoded by the coding sequence ATGAATAGCACGCAGCGCAGCCGTTTGAAGGACAAGATATTCCAGGGCGTGGGTATCACCGCCACGGTGGGCTGTGTGGCCGTGCTGGTCATTTTCCTGGCTTTCATCCTATACCAGGGTGTGGACCGATTGAGCTGGGAATTCATCACGAGCCTGCCCTCCCGCTTTGCCGGCCAGTCGGGCATCTACACCGCCTGGATCGGGACGGTGTGGGTGCTGGTGCTCACCACCCTGGTCTCCTTCCCGCTGGGGGTGGGCGCGGGCATCTACCTGGAGGAGTACGGCAAGAAGAGCCGTCTAAATAAATTTTTGGAAATCAACATCGCCAACCTGGCCGGAGTGCCCTCGGTGATCTACGGCCTGCTGGGCCTGGAAGTCTTTGTGCGGCTGATGCGCATGGGCAACAGCATCCTCGCCGGCTCGCTCACCCTCTCACTGCTCATTCTCCCCATCATTATCGTCTCCACCCGCGAGGCCATCCGCGCCGTGCCGAAGACCATCCGGGAGGCCTCCCAGGCCTTGGGCGCCTCCAAGTGGCAGACCATAAGGGGACAGATCCTGCCCGCCTCCTTCGGGGGCATCCTCACCGGGGTGATCCTGGCCATCTCGCGCGCTGTCGGGGAGACAGCCCCCCTCATCGTGGTGGGCGCCCTGGCCTACGTGCCCTTCGCCCCGCGCGGTCCGCTGGACGAATTCACGGTGCTGCCCATACAGATCTTCAACTGGGTCAGCCGTCCCCAGCACGAATTTGTCATCAACGCCGCCGCGGCCATCATCGTGCTGCTGGGCATCACCTTTGTGATGAACGGCATTGCCGTGTGGATGCGCTACCGCTGGCAAAAGAAACTGGACTGGTAA
- the pstC gene encoding phosphate ABC transporter permease subunit PstC, with protein MRWKEKLIEKVLAACALLTILTTVGIVLVLLVEAVSFFSEVSMVDFFTDTQWTPLFTQKNYGILPLLSGTFLTASIAIAVALPVGLTVAVYLNEYATRRMRTLLKPMLEILAVVPTVVYGFFALMIVTPFLKNFFPGLSGFNALSPGIVMGIMIIPFISSLSEDALSSVPRSLRNASFGMGSTRFQTAFRVMVPAASSGIIVSAILAVSRAIGETMIVAIAAGQQPRLGLDPTVPIQTITAYIVQVSMGDVPYGTLAYKTIFAAGITLFVFTFLLNNLSYWVKSKYQEEYE; from the coding sequence ATGAGGTGGAAAGAGAAACTTATTGAGAAGGTCCTGGCAGCCTGCGCGCTGCTGACCATTCTTACCACGGTGGGAATCGTGCTCGTGCTGCTGGTGGAGGCGGTGAGCTTCTTCAGCGAAGTATCCATGGTGGATTTCTTCACCGACACGCAGTGGACGCCGCTGTTCACCCAGAAAAACTACGGCATCCTCCCCCTGCTTTCGGGCACCTTCCTGACGGCCTCCATCGCCATCGCGGTGGCCCTGCCGGTGGGACTCACCGTGGCCGTCTACCTGAATGAGTACGCCACCCGGCGCATGCGCACCCTGCTCAAGCCCATGTTGGAAATTCTGGCGGTGGTGCCCACGGTGGTTTACGGATTTTTCGCACTGATGATCGTCACGCCCTTTCTTAAAAACTTTTTCCCGGGGCTCTCCGGTTTCAACGCCCTCTCCCCCGGCATCGTGATGGGTATCATGATCATTCCCTTCATCTCATCGCTGAGCGAGGACGCCCTCAGCTCGGTGCCCAGATCCCTCAGGAACGCGTCCTTCGGCATGGGATCCACCCGCTTCCAGACCGCCTTTCGCGTGATGGTGCCGGCGGCCTCCTCCGGCATCATCGTATCGGCCATACTGGCCGTCTCGCGCGCCATCGGGGAGACCATGATCGTAGCCATCGCGGCCGGCCAGCAGCCCAGGCTGGGACTCGATCCGACGGTCCCCATCCAGACCATCACCGCCTACATCGTGCAGGTGAGCATGGGCGATGTGCCCTACGGCACCCTCGCCTACAAGACCATCTTTGCCGCCGGCATCACGCTTTTCGTCTTTACCTTCCTGCTGAACAACCTCAGCTACTGGGTCAAATCCAAATACCAGGAAGAATATGAATAG
- the pstB gene encoding phosphate ABC transporter ATP-binding protein PstB — translation MIDLDTPRKNKPGTDAPSIREKTYKLRARNIDVFYGDFQAIRNISMDIKEHSVTAFIGPSGCGKSTFLRLFNRMNDNIDGFRMNGDILLDGNNIYDEDVRVEVLRKTVGMVFQKPNPFPKSIYENVAFGLRIQHIKDEQLIEERVVESLKQATLFDEVKDNLGKQALTLSGGQQQRLCIARALAVKPSVLLMDEPTSALDPISTDKIEDLIYELKKHYTISVVTHNMQQAGRISDYTAFLYMGELVEFDRTRKLFTSPEKDRTQNYITGRFG, via the coding sequence ATGATTGACCTCGATACGCCCAGAAAAAACAAGCCGGGTACCGACGCCCCCTCCATCAGGGAGAAAACCTACAAGTTGCGTGCACGCAACATCGACGTCTTCTACGGTGATTTCCAGGCCATCCGCAACATCAGCATGGACATCAAGGAGCATTCGGTGACCGCCTTCATCGGTCCCTCGGGATGCGGCAAGTCCACCTTCCTGCGGCTGTTCAACCGCATGAACGATAACATTGACGGGTTCCGCATGAACGGCGACATACTGCTGGACGGGAATAACATCTACGATGAGGACGTCAGAGTGGAGGTGCTCCGGAAAACGGTGGGAATGGTCTTTCAGAAACCCAATCCCTTCCCAAAATCCATCTACGAGAACGTGGCCTTCGGGCTTCGAATTCAGCACATCAAGGATGAGCAGCTCATCGAGGAGCGCGTGGTGGAGTCGCTCAAACAGGCGACGCTCTTCGATGAGGTAAAAGACAACCTGGGCAAGCAGGCCCTCACCCTGAGCGGGGGACAGCAGCAGCGGCTGTGCATTGCACGCGCCCTGGCGGTAAAACCCTCGGTGCTGCTCATGGACGAGCCCACTTCCGCCCTGGATCCCATCTCCACCGACAAGATCGAGGATCTTATTTACGAGCTAAAAAAGCATTATACTATCTCTGTGGTTACCCACAACATGCAGCAGGCGGGAAGGATCAGCGACTATACTGCCTTTCTATATATGGGTGAGCTTGTGGAGTTCGACCGTACACGTAAGCTCTTTACCTCACCCGAAAAAGACCGTACCCAAAACTACATTACCGGGCGCTTCGGCTGA